The region AATCAAGCGTTTGAGTAACAGTTGTCACGAGAGAGAGAGTTCCGATGGCCGTGATACTGATCGTCGAAGATGATGTGTTTACCCGTGAAATAGCGGAGCTCATGATTCAAGACTGGGGGCACCACACACTTTCGGCCAGCGACGTAGATGAGGCGCTGACACTCCTGCGTTCCTCTCAAACCATTGACGCACTTTTTACCGATATTTATCTCAAGACAGCGGTCCTTGGCGGGTGTGAACTTGCAAACCAGGCAATCAAGCTTAGGCCGAAATTGCGTGTGCTTTACACGACAGGAAATTGT is a window of Methylocapsa sp. D3K7 DNA encoding:
- a CDS encoding response regulator produces the protein MAVILIVEDDVFTREIAELMIQDWGHHTLSASDVDEALTLLRSSQTIDALFTDIYLKTAVLGGCELANQAIKLRPKLRVLYTTGNCITDKMKALFAEGTHFLPKPYTQHQLQDSVEDLLAA